Genomic window (Kangiella profundi):
AATGAGTTGGATGAAGTGCGCTGGGAAGCGGCCGATTTAATTTTCTTTGCATTGGCACGAGCCAAATCAAAAGGCGTAGCTGCCAGCGATATTATTAATGAACTAGGAGCGCGTAATGGCGGATAAATCTTTAATACAATGCGCTTCTAACTGGAAGCGTCCGAATCTGACTCAGTCTCCAGAGCTGTTCCAGCAGGTAGCAAAATTATTGAAGGAGATTGAGACGGGTGGTGACTTGGCGATTGATAACCTCAGTAAACGATTTGATGGTTATCAACCTCGTAAGATTATTCTTAAACCTTATCGTGAATACGAGCTTGAACCACTACTATTACACTCGATAGAGCAGGCGGCGCAACGTATTGAAGCTTTTTGTCAGCTACAAAAAAACTCATTACAACCCCAGCAAATTGAAGAAAAAGGTGGTGTGTTCGGTTTTCAGTATGGTCCGATAGAAGCGATTGGAGCCTATATCCCCGGCGGTCGCTTTCCGCTGATATCCACCGCTTTGATGACGTTAATTCCAGCTCGAATTGCTGGTTGCGAACGCCGTGTAGCCTGTTCGCCATCGGTGCACCCTGCCATTTTAGCCGCTGCGTCTTTGGCTGGAGCGACAGAGTTCTGGCAAATTGGCGGTGCCCAGGCGGTGGCAGCAATGGCTTATGGTTATCAAACGATGTTACCGGTGCAGATGGTGGTGGGGCCTGGTAATCAGTATGTGAATGTGGCAAAGCAACTGTTGCAGAGTCGAATCAAAATTGACGTTGCCGCTGGCCCTAGTGAGCTGCTTATTCTGGCTAATGGGCAGGCTAACCAAGAGTGGCTGATTGCAGATATGGCCGCGCAGGCTGAGCATGATCCGCAGGCACAAAGCGTTCTGGTTAGCGATGATGTGGAATTTCTACAAGCTATTGAGCAGCAGCTGCTAGCTGATGATGAATTGAATAAGCTTCTAAAGCACGAGCAGATTGTGTTATTGCAAGCAACCGACAGTGAAGCCATGATCCGTTTCAGCAATCGCTATGCGCCTGAACACTTATTGTTAGCGGATGATCGTATAGAGTCATCGCAATTAAAACATTATGGCTCACTGTTTATTGGACAAAACAGTGCTGTAGCTTTCGGGGATTATTGCGCAGGCCCAAACCACACGCTACCCACAATGGGCAGTGCAAACCGCTCCAGTGGCTTATGTGTGCAGAGCTTCATGAATATTCAGTCCTACCAGAAAATTTCAGATCAGGGGCGTTTGCAATTGGCTGAGATTGGTCGCCCGCTGGCTGAAGCGGAGCAATTGGTTTGGCATGAACGCAGTATGCAGGTAAGATCCTAACAACTAATTTTCATTAAGCGCAATTGTTGGGATGGTTATGTTTCGAATTGGTCATGGTTATGACGTTCATAAATTTGGTGGTGACAGCCCATTAATATTGGGCGGCGTTGAGTTTCCGGGTGAGCAGGGTTTGCTTGCTCATTCGGACGGTGATGTTGTATTACACGCTGTCTGTGATGCCCTGTTGGGTGCAATTGCTAAAGGTGATATTGGCCATCATTTTCCAGATACCGATGAAAAATTCGCCGGAGCCGACAGTCGTGGATTATTAGTTGCTGTCATGCAGCAGGTCCATGACGAAGGTTACGAGTTAGGAAATCTGGATGTCACTATTGTGGCGCAAGCACCGAAAATGGCTTCAAAAATTCCTGATATGCGTCAGGTTATTGCAGATGTCTGCAAAGTCGAGTTAAACCAGGTCAACGTGAAAGCCACCACCACCGAGAAGCTTGGCTTTATCGGGCGCAAAGAAGGCATTGCGGTTCATTCTGTGTGCTTGCTGCAATCTAAAAGCAGTGCAGCTTAAGATGGAAATCAAATTATACGACTGGCCTCGAGCCTATGGCGCTCCTTTAGCCTCAGCGACTTTTCGTCAACAGCTTAGTGATTTTTGTGTCGACGAAGAGCTTCGTTTCGAACCTTCAGGAGAGGGCGCTCACCATTTACTGCTCATCGAAAAGCGCAATATCAATACTGATATCGTGTGTCATAAATTACGTCGTTTTGCTGAGGTTAATCCAACCGATATTGGCTATGCCGGGAAAAAAGATCGCTTCGCGATTGCCAGACAATGGTTCAGTGTTCAATTGCCATTGTTGAAAGAGATTGACTGGACTGAGTTTAATGATGATGAAGTGACAGTTCTGAAAATGACCCGTCACGATAAAAAGTTACGCATTGGCGCGGTCAAACAGAATCACTTCAAAATAACGCTTCGTGTTATTAGCTTTAAAGAAGGATCGGATAAGAATTCGCTTGAGCAGCGAATAGCCCAGATCCAGCAACATGGCTTCGCCAACTATTATGGTGAGCAGCGCTTTGGGCGGAATGGCGATAACTTAGCGCGTGGCGTCGATTTATTATTGGCCAACAAAAAGCTCAAGAATCGAAACCTTCAAGGCTTGCTCTTTTCTGCGGTTCGTTCCTTCCTGTTTAATGAGGTTGTTGCTAAACGTATTGAAGCAGGACAATTTACTGAGCTGCTGGATGGTGATTATGTCCAGCTTGATGGTTCCGAAAGTGGCTTTACTGTTCAGGATTTATCGC
Coding sequences:
- the hisD gene encoding histidinol dehydrogenase, with product MADKSLIQCASNWKRPNLTQSPELFQQVAKLLKEIETGGDLAIDNLSKRFDGYQPRKIILKPYREYELEPLLLHSIEQAAQRIEAFCQLQKNSLQPQQIEEKGGVFGFQYGPIEAIGAYIPGGRFPLISTALMTLIPARIAGCERRVACSPSVHPAILAAASLAGATEFWQIGGAQAVAAMAYGYQTMLPVQMVVGPGNQYVNVAKQLLQSRIKIDVAAGPSELLILANGQANQEWLIADMAAQAEHDPQAQSVLVSDDVEFLQAIEQQLLADDELNKLLKHEQIVLLQATDSEAMIRFSNRYAPEHLLLADDRIESSQLKHYGSLFIGQNSAVAFGDYCAGPNHTLPTMGSANRSSGLCVQSFMNIQSYQKISDQGRLQLAEIGRPLAEAEQLVWHERSMQVRS
- the ispF gene encoding 2-C-methyl-D-erythritol 2,4-cyclodiphosphate synthase; the encoded protein is MFRIGHGYDVHKFGGDSPLILGGVEFPGEQGLLAHSDGDVVLHAVCDALLGAIAKGDIGHHFPDTDEKFAGADSRGLLVAVMQQVHDEGYELGNLDVTIVAQAPKMASKIPDMRQVIADVCKVELNQVNVKATTTEKLGFIGRKEGIAVHSVCLLQSKSSAA
- the truD gene encoding tRNA pseudouridine(13) synthase TruD, whose translation is MEIKLYDWPRAYGAPLASATFRQQLSDFCVDEELRFEPSGEGAHHLLLIEKRNINTDIVCHKLRRFAEVNPTDIGYAGKKDRFAIARQWFSVQLPLLKEIDWTEFNDDEVTVLKMTRHDKKLRIGAVKQNHFKITLRVISFKEGSDKNSLEQRIAQIQQHGFANYYGEQRFGRNGDNLARGVDLLLANKKLKNRNLQGLLFSAVRSFLFNEVVAKRIEAGQFTELLDGDYVQLDGSESGFTVQDLSQELPRFTAKDIHPTAPMPGRGRSQVLAQAAEFENEVLEPFQPIIDALERKGLNGERRAIRVFPQNVILQWQNENTLELSFSLPKGAFATSLLRELFELNIDKPDTFND